The Francisella salimarina genome has a segment encoding these proteins:
- the kdpA gene encoding potassium-transporting ATPase subunit KdpA, with the protein MSYNFILFVVFIFTLVIITKPLGTYIFKVFNNERTWLDWFAKPFQRVYLLILGESSKKEQSAKSYFFSLLSFSVMAFIFVFMVLLLQGLLPFNPQEIKGMGFSQAFNTAVSFVTNTNWQSYSGETGVSYFSQMLALAVQNFVSAAVGLCVAIVLIRSVARHEATKVGNFWNDLGKAIFWILLPISIIIAIVYIFQGVPQNIMAYLHVHTLAGSDQIIAQGPIASQEAIKSLGTNGGGFFNANSAHPYENPTIITNYIQMVSIFAIAAALTYTFGKWVGNTKQGWMIFAVMLVLFVISLMVMTISELHGLDFLHSKNIQDIYGQVGHLSNMEGKETRFGIFNSTLYNTVSTSASDGGVNSVMDSYSAIGGMMAMLNMAIGEVIFGGIGAGFYGFFMFLMLAVFIGSLMIGRAPSFLGKRIEANDMKWTMFALLISPCCVLVFTGLAAVIPSVHQALTNSGAHGFSEILYAYISGSNNNGSAFAGLAANTSYLNITIALSMLIGRFGVIFAVMMLAGSLVKKKRSSQMSEISSLDTTSFIFSVLVFFTIVLIGGLTIFPALSLGPILDQLNLNF; encoded by the coding sequence ATGAGTTATAATTTTATTTTGTTTGTGGTTTTTATATTTACATTAGTGATTATTACTAAACCACTAGGAACTTATATATTTAAAGTATTTAATAATGAGAGAACATGGCTTGATTGGTTTGCAAAGCCTTTCCAAAGAGTATATCTATTAATACTTGGCGAGAGCTCAAAAAAAGAACAATCAGCGAAAAGTTATTTTTTTAGTTTGCTAAGCTTTTCGGTTATGGCGTTTATCTTTGTTTTTATGGTATTACTTTTGCAGGGTCTACTACCTTTTAATCCACAAGAAATTAAGGGAATGGGGTTTTCTCAAGCATTTAATACGGCTGTAAGTTTTGTTACGAACACTAATTGGCAGAGCTATAGTGGTGAGACAGGTGTTAGTTATTTCTCACAGATGCTTGCCCTTGCTGTCCAGAACTTTGTTTCAGCAGCAGTTGGGTTATGTGTTGCAATAGTGTTGATAAGGTCTGTAGCAAGGCATGAGGCTACTAAAGTTGGTAACTTTTGGAATGATTTGGGTAAAGCTATATTTTGGATTTTACTGCCAATATCTATCATAATCGCTATTGTATATATATTCCAAGGTGTGCCACAAAACATTATGGCATATTTACATGTACATACTTTAGCTGGTAGTGATCAAATCATTGCTCAGGGACCTATAGCATCACAAGAAGCTATTAAGTCCTTAGGTACAAATGGTGGAGGTTTCTTTAATGCAAATTCTGCTCATCCTTATGAGAATCCAACTATAATTACAAACTATATTCAGATGGTTTCAATATTTGCTATAGCTGCGGCATTAACTTATACCTTTGGTAAGTGGGTTGGCAACACCAAGCAAGGTTGGATGATATTTGCAGTAATGTTAGTACTATTTGTGATATCTCTAATGGTTATGACAATATCAGAGCTTCATGGCTTAGATTTTTTACATAGCAAAAATATCCAAGATATCTATGGGCAAGTTGGTCATTTATCAAATATGGAAGGTAAAGAGACTCGCTTTGGGATATTTAACTCAACTTTATATAATACTGTTTCAACGTCTGCTTCAGATGGCGGTGTAAATAGTGTCATGGATAGTTATTCTGCTATAGGTGGAATGATGGCGATGCTGAATATGGCTATTGGTGAAGTTATCTTTGGTGGTATTGGTGCTGGATTTTATGGCTTCTTTATGTTCTTGATGTTAGCTGTATTTATCGGATCACTGATGATAGGTAGAGCACCAAGCTTTTTGGGTAAGCGTATCGAAGCTAATGATATGAAATGGACAATGTTTGCTCTACTTATATCGCCATGTTGTGTATTAGTATTTACAGGTTTGGCAGCAGTTATTCCAAGTGTGCATCAAGCATTAACTAATAGTGGTGCGCATGGTTTTTCAGAGATACTTTATGCTTATATCTCAGGATCTAATAATAATGGTAGTGCTTTTGCAGGTTTAGCAGCAAATACTAGCTATCTGAATATTACAATAGCATTGAGTATGCTTATTGGACGTTTTGGGGTAATATTTGCTGTAATGATGCTAGCAGGATCATTAGTTAAGAAAAAACGTAGTTCACAAATGAGTGAAATAAGCTCACTTGATACAACTAGTTTTATTTTCTCGGTCTTAGTGTTTTTCACAATAGTGCTAATAGGCGGTCTAACTATATTCCCAGCTTTAAGCTTAGGACCAATATTAGATCAACTAAATTTAAATTTCTAA
- a CDS encoding winged helix-turn-helix transcriptional regulator: MIATNKNVTEDGYSKDSCKPFREILGLIGDKWSIILISILEDGTKRYSQIQRDLREISPRILSLKLRELERCGLVFREVEPTVPPSVFYSLTDLGKSLLIHTKNIIRWVEENQNKIEQANVDFNKLNSK; encoded by the coding sequence ATGATAGCTACTAACAAAAATGTAACTGAAGATGGATATTCTAAAGATTCTTGTAAACCTTTTAGAGAAATCTTAGGTTTAATAGGTGATAAATGGAGTATTATATTAATATCAATACTTGAAGATGGCACTAAAAGATATAGTCAGATTCAGAGAGACCTTAGAGAAATATCCCCAAGAATATTATCGCTAAAGCTTAGAGAACTAGAGAGGTGTGGATTAGTATTTCGCGAGGTTGAACCTACCGTTCCACCTAGTGTCTTTTATTCCCTTACAGATCTTGGAAAATCTTTACTAATTCATACGAAAAATATAATACGTTGGGTAGAAGAAAATCAAAATAAGATTGAACAAGCTAATGTGGACTTTAACAAATTAAATTCAAAATAA
- a CDS encoding FMN-dependent NADH-azoreductase, whose amino-acid sequence MKKVLHIRSSIKEENSVSRKIGDDLISHLKSTDKVKVSERDLVDNSVEHINPDFINAMANNNQDRLATSNKLIEELFENDIIVIESPMYNFSIPSTLKSWIDNIMIARKTFLYTANGPEGLVKNKKAILVLSKGNIYSEGAAKPLDFQENYLKTILNFIGINDITVICAEGVDLNAEIREKSLKQVEQQIKDLTL is encoded by the coding sequence ATGAAAAAAGTACTACATATTAGATCAAGTATTAAAGAAGAAAATTCGGTTTCAAGAAAAATTGGTGATGATTTAATTAGCCATTTAAAAAGCACTGACAAGGTGAAAGTTTCAGAGAGAGATCTTGTAGATAATTCTGTAGAACATATAAATCCAGACTTTATTAATGCCATGGCAAATAATAATCAAGATAGACTTGCTACCTCAAACAAGCTTATAGAAGAGCTTTTTGAAAATGATATTATTGTTATTGAATCGCCGATGTATAACTTTAGTATCCCTTCGACACTAAAATCTTGGATTGATAATATAATGATTGCAAGAAAAACATTCTTATATACAGCGAATGGACCTGAAGGCTTAGTAAAAAATAAAAAAGCTATCCTTGTTCTTAGTAAAGGAAATATCTATAGTGAAGGAGCTGCAAAACCTTTAGATTTCCAAGAAAACTATTTAAAAACAATTCTTAATTTTATTGGTATAAATGACATAACTGTGATCTGTGCTGAAGGAGTTGATTTAAATGCTGAAATACGAGAAAAATCTTTAAAACAAGTTGAGCAACAAATAAAAGATTTAACCCTTTAA